The following coding sequences are from one Lolium rigidum isolate FL_2022 chromosome 6, APGP_CSIRO_Lrig_0.1, whole genome shotgun sequence window:
- the LOC124666536 gene encoding inorganic pyrophosphatase 2-like, producing MAGVVVVFDFDKTIIDVDSDNWVVDGLGATELFDHLLPTMPWNTLIDTVMGELHARGKTLHDVAEVLKAAPIDPHVVSAIKAAYGLGCDLRVLSDANRFFIETILDHHGLRGYFSEINTNPSRVDADGRLRIAPHHDFHSGPHGCGLGTCPPNMCKGQVVDSIRASAEADGGKKLFIYLGDGRGDYCPSLRLEREDFMMPRKGFPVWDLICENPGLLQAEVHPWSDGKDLEETLLRLVGRVLVEEGNLLPPMDCKQELLPVVAVQDGIPMPLGVKS from the coding sequence ATGGCCGGCGTCGTGGTGGTGTTCGACTTCGACAAGACGATcatcgacgtcgacagcgacaacTGGGTCGTCGACGGCCTCGGCGCCACCGAGCTGTTCGACCACCTCCTGCCCACCATGCCGTGGAACACCCTCATCGACACCGTCATGGGGGAGCTGCACGCGCGGGGCAAGACGCTCCACGACGTCGCCGAGGTGCTCAAGGCGGCGCCCATCGACCCGCACGTCGTCAGCGCCATCAAGGCCGCCTACGGCCTCGGCTGCGACCTCAGGGTGCTCAGCGACGCCAACCGCTTCTTCATCGAGACCATCCTCGACCACCACGGCCTCCGGGGCTACTTCTCCGAGATCAACACCAACCCGAGCCGCGTCGACGCCGACGGCCGCCTCCGCATCGCGCCGCACCACGACTTCCACTCCGGCCCGCACGGCTGCGGCCTCGGCACCTGCCCGCCCAACATGTGCAAGGGCCAGGTGGTCGACAGCATCCGCGCCTCCGCTGAGGCGGACGGCGGCAAGAAGCTGTTCATCTACCTCGGAGACGGCCGCGGCGACTACTGCCCGTCGCTGCGCCTGGAGAGGGAGGACTTCATGATGCCGCGCAAGGGCTTCCCCGTGTGGGACCTCATCTGCGAGAACCCTGGCCTGCTCCAGGCCGAGGTGCACCCCTGGAGCGACGGCAAGGACTTGGAGGAGACGCTGCTGCGTCTTGTCGGGAGGGTGCTCGTCGAGGAGGGCAATCTGCTGCCGCCCATGGACTGCAAGCAAGAGTTGCTGCCGGTGGTTGCTGTCCAGGACGGCATACCCATGCCGCTCGGCGTCAAGAGCTGA